One region of Salinirubrum litoreum genomic DNA includes:
- a CDS encoding rubrerythrin family protein yields the protein MNGQEFLDALRDDHETALSRLGSSKALYAVTGGEMDAAHVRRAATDEATIAARTFDAWAADEDSDQAADLFADVAETSRAHAERVEPDDYEPVDSLPVYAHCDSVEGTVDRLAALVAARLVAGKTVEQMVGFFVGDADPTTANTFRDLRGDVESQRDDAAELLADTCTDDAEWDRAREAADAVIEVAYDDYVETLESMGVKPKNVC from the coding sequence ATGAACGGACAGGAGTTCCTCGACGCACTGCGCGACGACCACGAGACGGCCCTGTCGCGGCTCGGATCCTCGAAGGCGCTGTACGCCGTCACCGGCGGCGAGATGGACGCCGCCCACGTGCGGCGCGCGGCGACCGACGAGGCGACCATCGCCGCCCGCACCTTCGACGCCTGGGCCGCAGACGAGGACAGCGACCAGGCCGCCGACCTCTTCGCCGACGTCGCCGAGACCAGCCGCGCCCACGCCGAGCGAGTCGAACCCGACGACTACGAACCGGTCGACAGCCTGCCGGTGTACGCCCACTGCGACTCGGTCGAGGGGACCGTCGACCGCCTCGCCGCACTGGTCGCGGCGCGCCTCGTGGCCGGCAAGACCGTCGAGCAGATGGTCGGCTTCTTCGTCGGCGACGCGGACCCGACGACCGCGAACACCTTCCGGGACCTCCGTGGCGACGTCGAGAGTCAGCGTGACGACGCCGCCGAACTACTGGCGGACACCTGCACGGACGACGCCGAGTGGGACCGCGCCCGCGAGGCCGCGGACGCCGTGATCGAGGTCGCCTACGACGACTACGTCGAAACACTGGAGAGCATGGGCGTCAAGCCGAAGAACGTCTGCTGA
- a CDS encoding SipW-dependent-type signal peptide-containing protein, whose translation MTRHTISRREVLAGLGTIGIASAGAGLGTTAFFSDEEAVSADLTAGRVDLLVDYRATYSTWLPQDATDAIVDGPAVPVPDADRTYLVGQSPDLRTAEGGAIAGADWASLTTDVLDACAIGRNSFADVQAQLDAAETGLQVYDGDEPDFLGVAGQPYADGVEPILFSLNDVKPHDEGEATISLHVCDNPAYLYLGAERLVDDENGVVEPEAGDDDSEGELDDFLYVELWHDDDCSNTRETGEDYVFRGSLADLFAAALDRNDDGKGLRLTNDDDLCFQGLSCLGFRWVLPSTPAEFAALPSASANNMAMELVGKYDQFDSIADVDVNLAQTDRLSFGLTFYAEQCRHNMLAAGVQSPLDLSTGTAHAPWRVVDVPGTDATVEGELAVDTLPHPRYASVPGDCAAWIDPYGNGETVSDPVGEYVYEVEFEAPDRASGMYSTLEVKAIGADNSVTLELDGDVLFAYDTYNPIDVVPRYFDVDAGTHTLRARVVNDSGRTPTGNPTALVLCATLY comes from the coding sequence ATGACACGACACACTATCTCCCGGCGCGAGGTACTCGCCGGACTGGGAACCATCGGCATCGCCTCCGCCGGGGCCGGCCTCGGCACGACCGCCTTCTTCAGCGACGAGGAGGCCGTCTCCGCAGACCTGACCGCCGGTCGCGTCGACCTGCTCGTGGACTACCGCGCCACGTACTCGACGTGGCTCCCGCAGGACGCCACCGACGCCATCGTCGACGGCCCCGCCGTCCCCGTCCCGGACGCAGACCGCACCTACCTCGTCGGCCAGAGCCCGGACCTCCGCACGGCCGAGGGCGGCGCTATCGCCGGCGCAGACTGGGCGAGTCTGACGACCGACGTCCTCGACGCCTGTGCCATCGGCCGGAACAGCTTCGCCGACGTGCAGGCGCAACTCGACGCCGCCGAGACCGGCCTGCAGGTGTACGACGGCGACGAACCGGACTTCCTCGGCGTCGCCGGCCAGCCGTACGCCGACGGCGTGGAACCGATCCTGTTCTCGCTGAACGACGTGAAGCCCCACGACGAGGGCGAGGCGACGATCAGCCTCCACGTCTGTGACAACCCCGCGTACCTCTACCTCGGTGCCGAGCGCCTCGTCGACGACGAGAACGGCGTCGTCGAACCCGAGGCGGGCGACGACGACAGCGAGGGCGAACTGGACGACTTCCTCTACGTCGAACTCTGGCACGACGACGACTGCTCCAACACCCGCGAGACCGGCGAGGACTACGTCTTCCGTGGCTCGCTCGCGGACCTGTTCGCGGCCGCGCTCGACCGGAACGACGACGGGAAGGGTCTGCGCCTGACGAACGACGACGACCTCTGCTTCCAGGGCCTCTCGTGTCTCGGCTTCCGGTGGGTCCTCCCGTCCACGCCCGCGGAGTTCGCGGCGCTCCCCTCCGCGTCGGCGAACAACATGGCGATGGAACTGGTCGGCAAGTACGATCAGTTCGACAGCATCGCCGACGTCGACGTGAACCTCGCACAGACCGACCGGCTCTCCTTCGGCCTGACGTTCTACGCCGAACAGTGCCGGCACAACATGCTCGCGGCGGGCGTCCAGTCGCCGCTCGACCTGTCGACCGGCACCGCACACGCCCCGTGGCGCGTCGTCGACGTGCCGGGTACCGACGCGACCGTCGAGGGTGAACTCGCGGTCGACACCCTCCCGCACCCGCGGTACGCCAGCGTGCCGGGTGACTGTGCCGCGTGGATCGACCCGTACGGCAACGGCGAGACCGTGAGCGACCCCGTCGGCGAGTACGTCTACGAGGTCGAGTTCGAGGCCCCCGACCGCGCCAGCGGCATGTACTCGACGCTCGAGGTCAAGGCCATCGGCGCGGACAACAGCGTCACGCTCGAACTCGACGGCGACGTGCTGTTCGCGTACGACACATACAACCCGATCGACGTCGTCCCGCGGTACTTCGACGTGGACGCCGGGACGCACACCCTCCGGGCCCGCGTGGTCAACGACTCCGGCCGAACCCCGACGGGCAACCCGACCGCACTCGTGCTCTGTGCGACGCTGTACTGA
- a CDS encoding DUF7561 family protein, protein MSTDPCDACGTEVKIAGGIADFWSFSDETTGGMSLELADGSDHFLCFDCIERLPDDREVTQDDVSAL, encoded by the coding sequence ATGAGCACCGATCCCTGCGACGCCTGCGGGACCGAGGTGAAGATCGCGGGCGGCATCGCGGACTTCTGGTCCTTCTCCGACGAGACGACCGGCGGGATGTCGCTGGAGCTCGCCGACGGGAGCGACCACTTCCTCTGTTTCGACTGCATCGAGCGACTGCCCGACGACCGCGAGGTGACGCAGGACGACGTGTCGGCGCTGTAA
- a CDS encoding helicase C-terminal domain-containing protein, whose amino-acid sequence MNPERIASEFPAPSHRGAQRQALADIADAFAAGNEVVLVRAPTGSGKSLLARSIAGAARTIEEAGPSQATGAYYTTPQVSQLDDVASDDLLDDLNVIRGKRNYTCILPGEHDTPVDRAPCAREKGYDCSIKHRCPYFSDRAIASNRQIAAMTLAYFMQTAGSEVFRKRDVVVIDEAHGLAEWAEMYATIDLKPRTVPVWDDVRVPAVADADDPADRAVRFAETLAGVCSREKDDLLARPELTPEEAARRDRLQELLSELNWFVEDYRDPESPTTWVVDQDGGEGTPLTIKPLNPEKYLHHTVWDRGNKFALLSATILNKEAFCRQVGLDPSDVALVDVPHTFPVENRPLYDVTQGKMTYEHREETVPKIARLLVRLMAHHPDEKGIVHAHSYAIQEKLADHLAEFGVGSRVRLHDRENRDAELEAWKASSDPELFLSVKMEEALDLKGDLARWQVLCKAPYLNTGDSRVARRLAEGQWAWYHRSALRTVIQACGRVVRAPDDHGATYLADSSLLDLFDRARADMPDWFAEQVDRCSTPDLPAFDPASAVGESTTGSRDSGRGGGFGRLRRGQTTEQGTKQSSAEQRANHPLSDVWGDN is encoded by the coding sequence GTGAACCCGGAGCGCATCGCCAGCGAGTTCCCCGCGCCCTCCCACCGCGGTGCCCAGAGACAGGCCCTCGCGGACATCGCCGACGCGTTCGCCGCAGGGAACGAGGTCGTCCTCGTGCGCGCCCCGACCGGGAGTGGGAAGTCTCTTCTCGCGCGGTCTATCGCCGGCGCGGCCCGTACGATAGAGGAGGCGGGACCCAGTCAGGCGACCGGCGCGTACTACACCACGCCGCAGGTCTCGCAGTTGGACGACGTGGCGAGCGACGACCTGCTGGACGACCTGAACGTGATCCGGGGGAAGCGCAACTACACCTGCATCCTGCCGGGCGAACACGACACGCCGGTCGACCGCGCGCCCTGCGCCCGCGAGAAGGGGTACGACTGCTCGATCAAACACCGGTGTCCGTACTTCTCCGACCGGGCAATCGCCTCGAACCGCCAGATCGCGGCGATGACGCTGGCGTACTTCATGCAGACCGCCGGCTCCGAGGTGTTCCGGAAGCGGGACGTGGTCGTGATCGACGAGGCCCACGGCCTCGCGGAGTGGGCGGAGATGTACGCGACGATCGATCTGAAGCCGCGGACCGTGCCGGTCTGGGACGACGTCCGCGTCCCGGCGGTCGCCGACGCCGACGACCCGGCCGACCGCGCGGTGCGGTTCGCAGAGACGCTCGCGGGCGTCTGCTCCCGTGAAAAGGACGACCTGCTGGCACGCCCCGAACTGACACCCGAGGAGGCCGCTCGCCGCGACCGTCTCCAAGAGCTGCTCTCCGAGTTGAACTGGTTCGTCGAGGACTACCGCGATCCGGAGAGTCCGACGACGTGGGTCGTCGACCAGGACGGCGGCGAGGGGACGCCGCTGACGATCAAACCCCTCAACCCCGAGAAGTACCTCCACCACACCGTCTGGGACCGGGGCAACAAGTTCGCCCTGCTGTCGGCGACGATTCTGAACAAAGAGGCCTTCTGCCGACAGGTCGGTCTCGACCCGAGCGACGTGGCACTCGTGGACGTGCCACACACGTTCCCGGTCGAGAACCGCCCGCTGTACGACGTGACGCAGGGGAAGATGACCTACGAGCACCGCGAGGAGACGGTCCCGAAGATCGCTCGCCTGCTCGTCCGACTCATGGCCCACCACCCCGACGAGAAGGGCATCGTCCACGCGCACTCCTACGCCATCCAGGAGAAACTGGCCGACCACCTCGCGGAGTTCGGCGTCGGGTCGCGGGTCCGCCTCCACGACCGGGAGAACCGCGACGCGGAACTCGAGGCGTGGAAGGCCTCGTCGGACCCGGAACTGTTCCTCTCGGTGAAGATGGAGGAGGCGCTGGACCTGAAAGGTGACCTCGCGCGCTGGCAGGTGCTCTGCAAGGCACCGTACCTCAACACCGGCGACTCCAGAGTCGCCCGCCGACTGGCGGAGGGGCAGTGGGCGTGGTACCACCGGTCGGCGCTCCGGACCGTCATCCAGGCCTGCGGGCGGGTCGTCCGCGCGCCGGACGACCACGGCGCGACCTACCTCGCCGACAGCAGTCTGCTGGACCTGTTCGACCGTGCCCGCGCCGACATGCCCGACTGGTTCGCCGAGCAGGTGGATCGCTGTTCGACGCCCGACCTGCCCGCGTTCGACCCCGCGAGTGCGGTCGGCGAGAGCACGACCGGGAGCCGCGACAGTGGTCGCGGTGGCGGCTTCGGCCGACTACGGAGGGGGCAGACCACCGAGCAGGGGACGAAACAGTCGAGTGCAGAACAGCGAGCGAACCACCCCCTGTCGGACGTGTGGGGCGACAACTGA
- a CDS encoding DUF7317 family protein has product MHTHALTTAITLYENGTLTLTQAAKRAGRTPEAMEAALRAHGVALADEAPTATPARPDRPARAD; this is encoded by the coding sequence ATGCACACACACGCCCTCACGACGGCGATCACGCTGTACGAGAACGGGACACTGACGCTGACACAGGCCGCCAAGCGCGCCGGCCGGACGCCCGAGGCGATGGAGGCGGCTCTCCGCGCTCACGGCGTGGCCCTCGCGGACGAGGCACCGACCGCCACTCCGGCCCGTCCAGACCGCCCCGCACGCGCCGACTGA
- a CDS encoding 60S ribosomal export protein NMD3, producing MSESREFCPRCGDPIPERGDPLPGEPRDRDESLCDACYFDDFDLVDAPDRIEVRVCSQCGAIHRGNRWVDVGARDYTDVAVDEVTEALGVHVEADDVTWGVEPEQVDQNTIRMHCLFSGTVRGTFLEEEVIVPVMISRQTCQRCGRIAGGYYSSIVQIRATDRTPTPEEEERAVEIAESYIADREEKGDRNAFISDIGETADGTNIKVSTNQMGGGIAKRVVRELGGHVKEYPTLVTEDGDGNEVYRVTYAVRLPKFTPGDVIDPDDDAGPVLVRSVQGNLKGTRLATGDQYEARFEEGETPDARKLGTAEDASETTVVAVEDDHAVQVLDPETYESKTVPRPDFFDPDAETVPVLKSRAGLHVLPEDVSETD from the coding sequence ATGAGCGAGTCACGCGAGTTCTGTCCCCGGTGTGGCGATCCGATTCCGGAGCGGGGTGACCCACTGCCGGGCGAGCCACGCGACCGGGACGAGTCCCTCTGTGACGCCTGCTACTTCGACGACTTCGACCTCGTGGACGCGCCCGACCGCATCGAAGTGCGCGTCTGCTCGCAGTGCGGGGCGATCCACCGTGGCAACCGGTGGGTCGACGTCGGCGCGCGCGACTACACCGACGTCGCCGTGGACGAGGTGACCGAAGCACTCGGTGTCCACGTCGAAGCCGACGACGTGACGTGGGGCGTCGAACCCGAACAGGTCGACCAGAACACGATCCGGATGCACTGTCTCTTCTCGGGGACGGTCCGGGGCACCTTCCTCGAGGAGGAGGTGATCGTCCCGGTCATGATCTCCCGCCAGACCTGCCAGCGCTGTGGTCGGATCGCGGGCGGCTACTACTCCAGTATCGTCCAGATCCGCGCGACCGACCGGACGCCGACTCCCGAGGAGGAGGAGCGCGCAGTCGAGATCGCCGAGTCGTACATCGCCGACCGCGAGGAGAAGGGCGACCGCAACGCGTTCATCTCCGACATCGGCGAGACCGCCGACGGGACGAACATCAAAGTCTCCACGAACCAGATGGGCGGCGGCATCGCCAAGCGCGTCGTCCGGGAACTCGGCGGCCACGTGAAGGAGTACCCGACGCTCGTCACCGAAGACGGCGACGGCAACGAGGTGTACCGCGTGACCTACGCGGTCCGCCTCCCGAAGTTCACGCCCGGCGACGTGATCGACCCCGACGACGACGCGGGGCCGGTGCTGGTCCGGAGCGTGCAGGGGAACCTGAAGGGGACGCGACTGGCGACCGGCGACCAGTACGAGGCCCGGTTCGAGGAGGGCGAGACGCCGGACGCGAGAAAACTCGGGACCGCCGAGGACGCCAGCGAGACGACGGTCGTCGCCGTCGAGGACGACCACGCGGTGCAGGTGCTCGACCCGGAGACCTACGAGTCGAAGACGGTGCCGCGACCCGACTTCTTCGATCCGGACGCCGAGACGGTGCCCGTGCTGAAGAGTCGGGCCGGTCTGCACGTGCTCCCCGAGGACGTCTCGGAGACCGACTGA
- a CDS encoding phosphoribosyltransferase: MFTNRTEAGARLADTLADAGVEPDIVLAVPRGGLPVGRAVADRFGVPLDVVIAVKLGAPGNPELALGAVAGDGSVWLNGDLVAQLGVDETYLDRVRREKAETAREKVETYRDDGPLPDLAGKTVVVVDDGVATGATTRACLRQVRAGNAERVVLAVPVGSADVLAELRSEADDVIAVETPRGFGAVGAHYRDFRQVSDDEARSFLRE, from the coding sequence ATGTTCACGAATCGAACCGAGGCCGGAGCGCGACTCGCCGACACGCTCGCCGACGCGGGCGTCGAACCCGACATCGTCCTCGCTGTGCCGCGGGGCGGACTCCCGGTCGGGCGGGCGGTCGCCGACCGGTTCGGCGTTCCGCTCGACGTCGTGATCGCGGTCAAACTCGGCGCGCCGGGGAACCCGGAACTCGCACTCGGGGCGGTCGCCGGCGACGGGAGCGTCTGGCTCAACGGCGACCTCGTGGCTCAACTCGGCGTCGACGAGACGTACCTCGACCGGGTTCGCCGGGAGAAAGCCGAGACGGCCCGGGAGAAGGTCGAGACCTACCGCGACGACGGGCCACTCCCGGACCTCGCGGGGAAGACGGTGGTCGTCGTGGACGACGGCGTGGCGACCGGCGCGACGACGCGGGCCTGTCTCAGGCAGGTTCGGGCCGGCAACGCCGAGCGTGTCGTCCTCGCGGTGCCGGTCGGCTCGGCGGACGTGCTGGCAGAACTTCGGTCGGAAGCCGACGACGTGATCGCGGTGGAGACACCGAGGGGATTCGGCGCGGTCGGCGCGCACTACCGGGACTTCCGGCAGGTGTCCGACGACGAGGCACGGTCGTTCCTGCGGGAGTAG
- a CDS encoding NAD-dependent epimerase/dehydratase family protein — MTETVLVTGGLGRSGRWLVDGLADDYEVVCLDTAHPGFEVAERESITFRAADLTDRAEAFETVAEVDPDAVVHWAALPTPERHAGGRVFETNTMATYNTLVAAGRADARIVWASSESAYGFAFRRQDALPDRLPITEAHARRPEDPYGTSKVVGEEVAKMVVRRYDTPVVSVRPSWIQYPGEYACRSGLAEEGLSLGAGNFWSYVDVRDVVSLVVSALDAGVRGHEAVHAAAADTYLDRGTVDAVRDYFGAVPDDCEVEGDDSPLSTAKAERLFDWTPTHSWRDAVDEAVPAPALLAEE; from the coding sequence ATGACCGAAACAGTGCTCGTGACCGGCGGACTCGGCAGATCGGGTCGGTGGCTCGTCGACGGACTCGCGGACGACTACGAGGTCGTCTGTCTCGACACCGCCCACCCCGGCTTCGAGGTCGCCGAACGCGAGTCGATAACCTTCCGCGCCGCCGACCTCACCGACCGGGCCGAGGCCTTCGAGACCGTCGCCGAGGTCGACCCCGACGCGGTCGTCCACTGGGCCGCGTTGCCGACCCCGGAGCGCCACGCCGGGGGTCGCGTCTTCGAGACGAACACGATGGCGACGTACAACACGCTGGTCGCCGCCGGCAGGGCCGACGCCCGGATCGTCTGGGCCTCCAGCGAGTCGGCCTACGGCTTCGCGTTCCGCCGGCAAGACGCCCTGCCGGACCGTCTGCCGATCACCGAAGCCCACGCCCGCCGGCCGGAGGACCCCTACGGCACCTCCAAGGTCGTCGGTGAGGAGGTCGCCAAGATGGTCGTCAGGCGGTACGACACGCCGGTCGTCTCGGTCCGCCCCTCGTGGATCCAGTACCCCGGCGAGTACGCCTGTCGGTCGGGCCTCGCCGAGGAGGGACTCTCGTTGGGTGCGGGCAACTTCTGGTCGTACGTCGACGTGCGGGACGTGGTGTCGCTGGTCGTCAGCGCACTCGACGCCGGTGTTCGCGGCCACGAGGCGGTCCACGCCGCCGCCGCCGACACCTACCTCGACCGGGGGACCGTCGACGCGGTCCGCGACTACTTCGGCGCGGTGCCGGACGACTGCGAGGTCGAGGGCGACGACTCGCCGCTCTCGACCGCGAAGGCCGAGCGCCTGTTCGACTGGACGCCGACCCACTCGTGGCGCGACGCGGTGGACGAAGCGGTGCCGGCACCGGCGCTGCTCGCCGAGGAGTAG
- a CDS encoding ATP-dependent DNA helicase, which translates to MRFFPYEEPYDRQRDAMDRIANALSREQDTLFEGAPGTGKTVSALVPALDFAREHDKTVVITTNVHQQMRQFVEDAREITRREPIRAVVFKGKASMCHIDVGYEECQTLRDTTRSVVETEQDAAQLERRQQALLDRMQDGDDEAAEARSAVMDELDAVEQDLEDLQSANVCDYYYNNLVGDNDDFFQWLFDDVRRPEEIYEYADEQELCGYELLKEGMEAVDLVVCNYHHLLDPMIREQFFRWLDCDPEDVITVFDEAHNIEDAARDHATRTLTENTLESALGELEDVDDSRAEPARNVIGAFYDALRETYDEAFGFGERESVGENWYDLSITNEDARDQLTLNFLDAYEGRGISTEVELAAQLGSSLDEQYEQAYRDGESNTRTECQTLQAAAFVQSWMDESADLGRHPMVSVRRDSGTDEIYGRAELYTCIPSEVTSDLFDEVYASVLMSATLRPFDVTEDVLGLDDPVTLAYGLGYPEENRRTFSVESPALFSSARDDAEVQDVVASTLRDTIRFTPGNTLLFFPSYSEAERYYERLGGGGEGLSGFASTGTLYLDEAGTPTEDLRRQFVESDDATLFTSLWGTLAEGVSFDGDDARTVAVVGVPYPHLSDRMEAVQDAYDRVYDRRQDAGWRYAVEIPTIRKTRQALGRVIRSPEDFGVRVLLDKRYTSASDGMGKYGVRDTFPPEEREELIDVGPEKLKFAMLNFYSDHDAYDGPPPQP; encoded by the coding sequence ATGCGGTTCTTCCCCTACGAGGAACCGTACGACAGACAGCGTGACGCGATGGACCGCATCGCGAACGCGCTCTCACGCGAGCAGGACACCCTCTTCGAGGGGGCACCGGGAACTGGCAAGACCGTCTCGGCGCTCGTGCCCGCACTCGACTTCGCCCGCGAACACGACAAGACGGTCGTCATCACGACGAACGTCCACCAGCAGATGCGTCAGTTCGTCGAGGACGCCCGCGAGATCACCCGCCGGGAACCGATCCGGGCGGTCGTGTTCAAGGGCAAAGCCTCGATGTGCCACATCGACGTGGGTTACGAGGAGTGTCAGACGCTCCGGGACACCACGAGAAGCGTCGTCGAGACCGAACAGGACGCAGCGCAGTTAGAACGTCGCCAGCAGGCCCTGCTCGACCGGATGCAGGACGGCGACGACGAGGCCGCCGAAGCCCGCAGCGCGGTGATGGACGAACTCGACGCGGTGGAACAGGACCTCGAAGACCTCCAGTCCGCGAACGTCTGTGACTACTACTACAACAACCTCGTCGGCGACAACGACGACTTCTTCCAGTGGCTGTTCGACGACGTGCGCCGGCCCGAAGAGATCTACGAGTACGCCGACGAGCAGGAACTCTGCGGCTACGAACTCCTGAAGGAGGGGATGGAGGCGGTCGATCTGGTCGTCTGCAACTACCACCACCTGCTCGACCCGATGATCCGCGAGCAGTTCTTCCGGTGGCTGGACTGCGACCCCGAGGACGTCATCACCGTCTTCGACGAGGCGCACAACATCGAGGACGCCGCCCGCGACCACGCGACCCGGACGCTCACCGAGAACACCCTCGAATCGGCGCTCGGCGAACTGGAGGACGTGGACGACTCCCGCGCAGAGCCGGCACGAAACGTGATCGGCGCGTTCTACGACGCCCTCCGGGAGACCTACGACGAGGCGTTCGGCTTCGGGGAACGCGAGTCGGTCGGCGAGAACTGGTACGACCTCTCGATCACCAACGAGGACGCCCGCGACCAACTCACGCTGAACTTCCTCGACGCCTACGAGGGGCGGGGCATCTCCACCGAGGTCGAACTCGCCGCACAACTCGGTTCCTCGCTGGACGAACAGTACGAACAGGCCTACCGCGACGGCGAGTCGAACACCCGGACCGAGTGTCAGACCCTCCAAGCGGCCGCGTTCGTCCAGTCGTGGATGGACGAGAGCGCCGACCTCGGTCGCCACCCGATGGTGTCGGTGCGCCGCGACTCGGGCACCGACGAGATATACGGCCGCGCGGAACTGTACACCTGCATCCCGAGTGAGGTGACGAGCGACCTGTTCGACGAGGTGTACGCCTCCGTGCTGATGAGCGCGACCCTGCGGCCCTTCGACGTGACAGAGGACGTGTTGGGGCTGGACGACCCCGTGACGCTCGCGTACGGTCTCGGCTACCCCGAGGAGAACCGCCGAACGTTCTCCGTCGAGTCGCCCGCGCTCTTCTCGTCGGCGCGTGACGACGCCGAGGTGCAGGACGTGGTCGCCTCGACGCTCCGGGACACGATCCGGTTCACGCCGGGCAACACCCTGCTGTTCTTCCCCTCTTACTCGGAGGCGGAACGCTACTACGAGCGACTCGGCGGCGGGGGCGAGGGCCTGTCCGGCTTTGCCTCGACGGGGACGCTCTACCTCGACGAAGCCGGTACACCGACCGAGGACCTCCGCCGGCAGTTCGTCGAGTCGGACGACGCCACCCTGTTCACCTCGCTGTGGGGGACGCTCGCCGAGGGTGTGAGTTTCGACGGCGACGACGCCCGGACCGTCGCCGTGGTCGGGGTGCCGTACCCGCACCTCTCGGACCGGATGGAGGCGGTGCAGGACGCCTACGACCGGGTGTACGACCGCCGACAGGACGCCGGCTGGCGCTACGCGGTCGAGATTCCGACCATCCGGAAGACCCGGCAGGCGCTCGGCCGGGTCATCCGGTCGCCCGAGGACTTCGGCGTCCGCGTGCTGCTGGACAAGCGGTACACCTCGGCCAGCGACGGGATGGGCAAGTACGGCGTCCGGGACACCTTCCCGCCGGAGGAACGCGAGGAGTTGATCGACGTGGGTCCCGAGAAACTGAAGTTCGCGATGTTGAACTTCTACAGCGACCACGACGCCTACGACGGGCCGCCCCCACAGCCCTGA
- a CDS encoding DUF5518 domain-containing protein, giving the protein MSHDDDPVERRVTSLGETPPDRDFAEMTDRRAVTIGFLVTLVVGTLGLVVPVVGQILAGLVGGFVAGYAAGGAVTRGGWNGLLAGTLAGLVLTGVLVVLGLTGNTATDPTASLLAGGQVLATGLVATAVIAIDSAAAGMFGAYITR; this is encoded by the coding sequence GTGAGCCACGACGACGACCCGGTAGAGCGTCGCGTGACGAGTCTCGGCGAGACGCCGCCGGATCGGGACTTCGCGGAGATGACCGACAGGCGGGCGGTCACCATCGGCTTTCTGGTCACGCTGGTCGTCGGCACGCTCGGCCTCGTGGTCCCGGTCGTCGGCCAGATTCTCGCGGGGCTGGTCGGTGGCTTCGTCGCGGGCTACGCGGCCGGTGGCGCGGTCACGCGCGGCGGGTGGAACGGCCTGCTGGCCGGCACGCTCGCCGGACTGGTCTTGACGGGGGTACTGGTGGTGCTCGGCCTGACGGGCAACACCGCGACCGACCCGACCGCCAGTCTGCTCGCCGGTGGGCAGGTGCTGGCGACCGGACTGGTGGCGACCGCCGTCATCGCCATCGACAGCGCCGCCGCCGGGATGTTCGGGGCCTACATCACGCGATAA